The nucleotide sequence acaatcacttgcaacagcaagctaagagtacaagagaatagcaagaacaaaatacaacaggaatgtaaacacagtagcttgccttctcgtcgactggggtcccggatgcaacaagcaactcagcagcagctgatccagtcgtggaatgaagctcacgcaaagcttcgacaaggaggagctcaacaaagctcaagcacaacagcacttcgcaacaggaaggaagaagaagaagttcacgcgcagcagcagccctcgacccctttatacctacgaagaagacagcgaagaaactggcGTTCGGGCGAagagaaccctgatcggtctacggaccgatcaggcccatcggtccccggaccgatcggaaGTTCATAGAATCGTCGCAACGGctcgtgcgtggaccgatcaggcttccgcgacatcgtctctgatcggtcccggacgcaCATCGATcagatgcgtggaccgatcaccgcttctTTTCGCCTCTGCTggcgatcggtccacgatcgatcaagaatcaacagagttctatccgatcggtcacgaccgatcgTAGCAAACAGGtatccggatcggtcggtgaccgatccgagcttggtttttgcccaaaccaagttccaagacttcaaaccaatatccggtcaaccttgacctattggtacttcatcccaagcatccggtcactccttgactgctagaactctcgccaagtgtccggtcaatcctttgacctacttggactttccaacaccggaagtccgatcatccccgatccatctggattttcccttgcccggcttcactcacgggactttcacctgcttcactcggattttcacaccgcctaacatcccgttaggactttctcaccgctcggcttcactcacgactttccaaccgcctaacatcccggttaggactttcccaccgcctgacttcactcacgggactttcccgtgccaagtctccatacttggacttttccagccaagtctccatacttggacttttccgcaagtctccatacttggacttttcgcgcgccccctgcttggacttttccgtgccaagtctccatacttggacttttccagtgccaagctccctacttggacttttccgtgccaagtctccatacttggacttttcccgaatcaggtcaaccaggtcaaccctgacctacggttgcaccaataatctcccaaacatctattcttgtcccacatcaagaatagaactctctcacgagtgtcaaacatcaacatgcaacacaactaggtcaaccttgacctaaggttgcaccgacaatcttcccaagtcaaacatcaaaatacaactcgagtcacgtcaactcgagtcgggtcaaccaggtcaaccttgacctaaggttgcaccaacaatcgcAACTGAACATTTTAGTGAAAGCTTCTTAGATTTTGTTTACAATAGATTATTTTCAACCAAACAATCAGAGAATTGGAAGTTGCTGTGCACTCACTGGGGGGCATTCAACCACTGAATCACCAGTAGCTAAAATCCTGCGCTTCAGGTGTGACTCCGTCAGCACCAGCGCGAGCAGCCGCCTTTTATTTCTGCCAGTTGACTCTGCATCAGGGCGACATGGCAGCATAGAATCTGCAACTGCCTTCGGCACGCAGATTTTCACGATCTGGTCCTGACTAAATGTCAACAGCAAGGAGATGAAGCCCAACATTTAAACAATTAAAATAAGGATTAGtattgattacccatttatcttaataggttaggttaaattcgagtatcaatcctttaatcctaaggttaccatttaagatagcttatccagccactctactcactgcatctcctaatctctaattcctttcttcttaggcaatcatttagtctccaactagtatatggtttgtaacaaaagcatagtattcggtttgtataaaaaaaatcattgtaacaaaagcatagcatccggtttgtatcaaaaaatcatagcaagcatGAGTTTGTAAATCACGAATAAGTATTGGCAACATAATAGGCAATGAATGAGCCATATTGGAATTCAAGCAGGACAAATTGAACTTGAGATTAAGTATTGCATAAAGAAAGAATTGGATTTACCATATCCTTCCATAGAGATAATTTGTAAATCACCACCAAAATAGCGAGCATAGAGACGACTAATTGGAAGCCCATAACCATAACCAGCCATAATTACTCCATCTGAGCTTCCTTCATCGTTTTCCTCGAGTGGATTTTTAGCAGTGCTATAGAGATATGTGAAAATCTTTGGAAGACCACTTCTTGGTATGCCACCCCCTTCATCTGATATCTGAAATAATTGATAGCATATCAAGATCAGTATTCCAAAGCTAGAAAAACTAGTGACTGGAAATCAACCAAATCTTCTAACCATCTGATCTGCCAGGATCAAATTTCAACCTTTTATGGTCACTTTTTATTAACTGGCCATCACCAAGATTTTATCCCAACCACATTGATCATAAGATTTGTTTTTGGAATAACTTTATCTAGAGATCTTCTGTACCTGAGAAAGCAAAATGAGGTTGTATATTCTCAAAAATCAAAGTTTGTTCTGGTCCATTACATGATAATTCTCCAAGATTAATGACTTAAAACGGCTGAACAAAGCAAGGTGAATAACAGTAGCTAAATGTCAAACTTGATCATTcatttctttctcttttttggGCGTTGAATTATGTCTTCAACCTCTTCTTCAtcatcctcttcctcctcttcctcctcttcccccTCATCCTCAGCATTACCACTATCATCATCGTCGTCATCGTCATCATCTTGTTCATTGTTGTCATTGGGATCCTGATCTTCAGGCTCTTCCCCTTCATTCTCATCTGGTTTGCCTCCATCATCATCCTCATCACCTCCTGCAGCTTCATTGCTGTTCGCATCATTTGGGTTTTCACGGCCCACATTGTCTTCCTCCGAGtgctcctctcctcctccctccgaATCTCCATCTTTGTCTCCCTTGCCATCCCCATCGCTATCCCTGTCTCCATCTTCTTCTAAGTACTCACTCTTCTGGCCAAGCTGGACCTCAGGCATCTTATTGACTAGGTCCTGAATGCAAAAGTCATTCAATTGAGAAGTATTAGTCTTCTTTAGCAACATTAGTGTTGAATGCAAAAAAGTCAAGAAAGGTTTCCAAACTTAAACTTGCGTCATTTTGCACAAACACTACGTTTTGCAGCGAGTTGAATTTCACTAAGAAAACACAAATTAAATTATCTAGAATTTCAACAAGGTGCATCCACTAGAATGCAGCATAAACCATCCGCAAGACCTACATCCTTAAAATGCCAATGTATATTTGACATGATTTTACAAAGCTATTGAAATTGTCTACAGACAGCAGAACATCAAGACACCCTTTTTTCCATCCACAATTCATAGCAAAAAAGTTGAATAACTAATGTTTGTCCCTTAGCCAAACAATGATTGTTCAGCAAAAGTTCAGAAACATCAATGGATACCATGTTCGTGAACAAAGAGGGAAGATAACAAAAGAGACCAGCTAGCATTGCCACCTGACCAACACAGGGTCAGATATTGATCAATGCAAGACTACATAGTACTAGGATACGAAAGAAGGAAACTTTTAATTTTCTAAGGCTGGAtgattaaaaacatttttaaaaagtgtttgtaaatataaatttatcaaaaaaactgGAAGCTAAATTGGACGGAAACACATGAACAGTAATTTTTCTGTCTGATTTGGGGAGTGTAATGAGGTGAAAGTGAGAAAGTTTTTTTCAGTAAACTGCTCCTACTTCCTATTTCAAAACCAGACTAACAGACTAGTTGAATAAATTTTCGGATCATGGCTTGCAATTCCAGAAGGGAggagtaagaagaatcaaaaagcCCCATGGTGGTCCATATCAACCATCTTAAAGAATTCTGGTGAGCAGTTATGCCCATAGGCCCACACTCCTGGGTCCTAAAGGCATGGAAGGGCACTGGTTCGGTTCCTGACAAGATTAAAAGGAAACTTTCATTTTACCAGAAGGTTTATCTACTTTCAAAAACGCTTTTAGTGTTCTAAGATCGTCAAAAAACCCCTTAAGTTTGAAAACTGGAACAAGCATTTGCCCCATTTTTCATCATTCCATTTAAGTCACTGTTAAATGTTAGTAGTTATTGTAAGATATATTTAAAGAACAGATAAATCTTATAGGTCGGTGCAATAAATTTTTTCCTAAAATTAACATCGAGCTTGCAAAGATGCatcttgtatttttattttctggaaTGACACAAAAGAGCAGTAATTGAGGGAGACAAGAAAACCTTTTAAAAGTGAAATGACGGAATCAACTCTTACCGTGAGCAGAAATCGAGCTGCGGCGAGCAATTCCGCCACCGGAACTGTGCTGTTGCAATTCAGCGATTGGAGAAGCGCCGCTTCGGCGGCCGCCTGGGCTTGGACGGCCATGATCCTGCCTGCCGGCGATGGACGGAAATGCCAAATGGAAAATAGCTGCCGTCGGATGTGATGGAAATCGGAAACCCTATTCGAGAACAAAGAAAGAAAATTCCATTTTCTTCTATACTCTTTATTTTTCCCAACTAGATCATTTTAGCaaacaagattttgaagaaaatcCCAAATAAGCCGATCGTTTTCATGCTCTGTGTTGAATGAAAACGATCTGGCAGTAGAACCAGTCGATCTACAAACCGAAACCCTTAACCGAATCCGATCACAGAGGATCTGGCAGTAGAATTAAAGAGCGAAAAATCGATGCGGAGACGATCCGGGTGTCGGAGGCGTTGGCGCCGATGCGGACTGTGCGGCTGACCCGGGACAGGGGACGAGACGCGGCGACGATGCGGCGGCTGCTGGCGATGGAGGGGGGCCTGGCGGTGTGCCCGGAGGGGACGACGTGCCGGGAGCCGTACCTGCTGCGGTTCAGCCCGCTGTTTGCAGAGGTGGCGGAGGAGGTGGTGCCGGTGGCTCTGGACGCGCGGGTGGGAATGTTGTACGCTAccaaggcctcctcttctcaaccaaatggaggagttggaggagatgcggtgtggttggacggagaagcaagttcatcgtgtcttgatcctgatcgggaaaggatc is from Zingiber officinale cultivar Zhangliang chromosome 7B, Zo_v1.1, whole genome shotgun sequence and encodes:
- the LOC122006256 gene encoding phosphopantothenoylcysteine decarboxylase subunit VHS3-like isoform X1: MAVQAQAAAEAALLQSLNCNSTVPVAELLAAARFLLTDLVNKMPEVQLGQKSEYLEEDGDRDSDGDGKGDKDGDSEGGGEEHSEEDNVGRENPNDANSNEAAGGDEDDDGGKPDENEGEEPEDQDPNDNNEQDDDDDDDDDSGNAEDEGEEEEEEEEDDEEEVEDIIQRPKKRKK